GCAACAATCATGACAAGCAGTAAATGGGCTTTGAAAACCTTGGACGCTGCGCGATAAGCCATGGATAACACTCTCTGTTAATCTTTGCGACCACTGAAGCTGTGCTTTCGAGGCCATACCTTAGCCATTAACTATCCATGCGTGCAAGTCCTCACAAGTCCTGACAAAAGCCGAAAAGCCACCGTCTTTGCCAACAAATTTATCCACTGCGGCTGCTGGTGCCAGTAAATCATCTTGTCGCGCGACGGTAAATCTGTATTTTTGCTGAAGTTTCGCTCCCGCTCTAAATAGCCCTCAAACACAATCCAGTGCGTTTTTCAATGCCGATCGAGGATTGTGACTCATGAAAAGAGGCGCAAATGTCATTCCGAGCGGAGTGCCGATGTACTCCTCGGGACGCAGCCGAGGAATCTGTTATGACTGCCGCCTACCTTGGCGTCTCACTGACACACCTCGCGATTCTCCCCCATCACTCCCGATAAACGTACAAAGCCCTCAATATCAGTCGTATCCCCCTACAACACCACCACCTCCGCCCTCACCTCCCCGCCCACAACCTCCAGCACCCCCACCGACGGCACCGTGTTAAACCTTCGCTTGCCCGCCGCCCCGGGGTTAAAAAACAAAATCCCATCCCGGTACTGCACTAGCGCGTAGTGGCTGTGCCCGAACACCACCACGTCCAGCCCTCGACCCCTAAACTCCGCCGGCGCCTCCTCCCCCTTCTTCGATAGCGACACCTCGTGCCGCACCAGCACGCGTTTGCCGCCCAGCGCCACCTCCACCTCCTCCGCCAGTCGCGACGTCGGCCCCACCCTGTCGTTATTCCCCCGCACCGCCGTCACCGGCGCTATCCCCTCCAACCCCTTCATCACCTCGGCGCTGCAAATATCCCCCGCCACCAAAATATGCGAAACCCCTCGCAGAACCCCCACAACCCGAGGGTTCAAATACCCATGCGTATCTGCTACAACTCCTATTCGCATAAAGGACATCTTAACACCGCCTGCCGTCATTGGCCCCATCCTTGACCTCCCTCCCTCCCCATGCTACCGTCCCCTCATCCCTCCCCTGGAGGCCCCATGCCGCCCCTCCCCTCCGACCCCTTCTTAGTCAGCATCCCCGGCGTCCGCATCCGATTCGCCCCCGGCGCCCTCGCCCACGCCGGCGACGAAGTCGCGCGACTCGGTAAATCCCGCGCCCTCGTCGTCTGCGGCAACTCCATCGCCTCCAAGACCCCCGCCCTCACCACCCTCAAACGCGCCCTCGGCTCCAAATACGCCGGCGACTTCACCGGCGTCACCTACAACCTCGACCACCGCGCCTCCGCCCGCGACGCCCTAGCCCAGCTCATCACCGACACCCGCGCCGACCTCCTTATCAGCGTCGGCGGCGGCATCGCCATCGGCGCCGCCCGCGCCGGCCGCACCAAATACCTCTCCTCCCATCCCGGCCACGACCTCCCCATGATCACCGTCCCCACCACCCTCTCCGCCGCCGAGGCCAACGCCGCCTATGTCTCCCTTCCGGGTCATGAGCGTCGAGTGCCTGAACCAGGTTCAAGACCCGCTGTCGCCATCCTCGACCCCGAGCTCGCCGCCCACACCCCCTGGGAACTTTTCTGCTCCTCCGGCTTCAACGCCATCAACCATTGCATCGAAGGCCTCTCCACCACCGCCCGGCACCCCGTCGCCGACGCCTTCTACCTCCACGCCCTCCACCTCGTCGCCTCTAACCTAGAAGACAGCAAAGACCAGGACAACATCCACGCCCGAGGCCAGGCCCTCATCGGCGGCTACCTCTCCGGCCTCATGATAGAAAGCACCTGGCTCGGCATCGCCCACGCCCTCTGCCACGGCCTCCAGGCCACCTTCGGCTCCCCCCACGGCCTCAACAACACCGTCATGGTCACCCAGGGCATGAAATACAACATGCAGCACGCCGTCCAGTATATTGCGATGGCCGCCCAGCCCCTCGGTGTCGTCGCCGGCGATGACGATTACGTCACCACCCAGCGATGCATCAAAGCCGTCGAAGACCTCCGCGCATCCCTCGGCCTCCCCTCCCGCCTCCGCGACATCCCCGGCATCACGCCCGACGGCTTCCCCAAAGCCGCCGGCATCGCCTTCCACGACTTCTTCACCCCCTACAACCGCCGCCAGCCCGAGTCCCCGGAAGAACTCGTCGCCCTCTACCACCAGGCCTGGTAGCCCCT
The SAR202 cluster bacterium genome window above contains:
- a CDS encoding iron-containing alcohol dehydrogenase; amino-acid sequence: MLPSPHPSPGGPMPPLPSDPFLVSIPGVRIRFAPGALAHAGDEVARLGKSRALVVCGNSIASKTPALTTLKRALGSKYAGDFTGVTYNLDHRASARDALAQLITDTRADLLISVGGGIAIGAARAGRTKYLSSHPGHDLPMITVPTTLSAAEANAAYVSLPGHERRVPEPGSRPAVAILDPELAAHTPWELFCSSGFNAINHCIEGLSTTARHPVADAFYLHALHLVASNLEDSKDQDNIHARGQALIGGYLSGLMIESTWLGIAHALCHGLQATFGSPHGLNNTVMVTQGMKYNMQHAVQYIAMAAQPLGVVAGDDDYVTTQRCIKAVEDLRASLGLPSRLRDIPGITPDGFPKAAGIAFHDFFTPYNRRQPESPEELVALYHQAW
- a CDS encoding metallophosphoesterase family protein — protein: MRIGVVADTHGYLNPRVVGVLRGVSHILVAGDICSAEVMKGLEGIAPVTAVRGNNDRVGPTSRLAEEVEVALGGKRVLVRHEVSLSKKGEEAPAEFRGRGLDVVVFGHSHYALVQYRDGILFFNPGAAGKRRFNTVPSVGVLEVVGGEVRAEVVVL